The following proteins come from a genomic window of Nicotiana tomentosiformis chromosome 12, ASM39032v3, whole genome shotgun sequence:
- the LOC104110756 gene encoding large ribosomal subunit protein uL6c yields MSSSSLTASLHTSNLRYPFVGSLNGFHVSSVAVRRVGFVRKVVECKESRIGKQPITVPSNVTLTMEGQDLKVKGPLGEMAITYPREVKLEREEEGVLRVRKAMETRRANQMHGLFRTLTDNMVVGVSKGFEKKLQLVGVGYRATVEGKDIVLNLGFSHPVKMEIPDGLQVKVEENTRITVSGYDKSEIGQFAASIRKWRPPEPYKGKGVKYADEIVRRKEGKAGKKK; encoded by the exons ATGAGTAGCTCTTCACTCACAGCTTCTTTACATACCAG CAATTTAAGGTATCCTTTCGTCGGGAGTTTGAATGGGTTTCATGTATCGAGTGTTGCTGTTCGTCGTGTTGGTTTCGTGAGGAAGGTGGTCGAATGTAAAGAATCAAGAATTGGTAAGCAACCAATAACAGTACCTTCTAATGTGACACTCACAATGGAAGGCCAAGATTTGAAAGTTAAGGGACCTCTAGGAGAGATGGCCATAACTTATCCACGAGAAGTAAAGCTTGAAAGAGAAGAGGAAGGTGTTCTAAGGGTCAGAAAAGCTATGGAGACAAGAAGGGCAAATCAAATGCATGGTTTATTCAG GACTCTTACTGATAACATGGTTGTCGGTGTCTCCAAAGGATTCGAGAAGAAACTTCAATTGGTAGGGGTAGGATATCGTGCAACGGTCGAAGGGAAAGACATAGTTCTTAATCTTGGATTTTCTCATCCAGTAAAGATGGAAATACCTGATGGACTGCAGGTTAAGGTTGAAGAAAACACCAGAATCACTGTAAGTGGTTACGATAAATCAGAAATCGGTCAGTTTGCAGCTTCAATCAGAAAATGGAGGCCTCCAGAGCCCTACAAAGGTAAAGGTGTGAAATATGCTGATGAAATAGTTAGAAGGAAAGAGGGTAAAGCAGGCAAGAAAAAGTAA